The nucleotide sequence ATTTCGTCATTAGGATTTGACATAAATGCTGTTTCAACTAAAACATTTATTAATTCTGTAGGCGAGTTCAAATAAAAATTAAAATTACCAACATTACCGAATGGTTCCAACCCAAGTTCAAGCATTTTTTCATAAATTTTAACTGATAGCGGTCTAAAGGCAATATATTTGTAATATGTGCTAGTTCCGCTAATTTTTACGGGATCAGAATTATAGCCGATTGAATTTGCGTGAATGCTTATTAGAATATCCGGATCATAATTAAAGACTTTCTTCAGCCTTGCGCTGTTCAATGCGTAAGTATCGTCATCTCTAGTTTTGTTTACTCTTGCACCTTTTGCGATCAGCATTTTTTCAAGTCTGTTTACAATATCCAAAGTTACGTTTTTTTCAAGTAATCCGGTTGCGCCAAGTGCTCCATTATTATCACCGCCATGACCCGCATCCAAAACAAAAGAAAGTTTATCGAACTTTAAAATTTCAGGTTGCTTTTTAATTTCAATTTCGAGCGCAGTATCAGAATATCCGATTTTATATCCCCAAATTTGTTTTCTTTTTGGTTCAATTGTTATTCTAAATAAATTATTTTCCACTTGTTCATAATTTAAATTTTTAATTCCCTCGGTTGTCAATTGCTGAGTAATCCAATTGCTATTTGATGTTGCACCATAAATATCTACAATAATTCTTGTTGGATTGATTTCCTGCCGCGTAGAAAAAGGCAGTTTCTCACTAAGATTTATAATTATTTTGTCAAAATTCTTTCCGCCGTAAGCCACCCATGAATCTGTCAGAGAATTTGGTAAAAATGTGCCTATAGGCTGTAATTCCACTTGATCTGTAGAAATCCATGATGTTAAGTTATCAGCTAATTTTACTCGATATTGGTCTCCGACTTTTCCATCAATAATTAATTTAATTCCCTCTTCCAAAAAGGACAATTTTGATCCGCCTAGCCGATCAGTACCTAATCCATAATTTAATGATGGTCTTTCGCCTTTTGTAACCCCTACTCTTGGAAGCTGCGCAGGTATCATTGAAATTTTTGATTTTGAATTTTTAGTAAATGTTTTTCCGTCCTTTTCCAATTTAAAAGCTATTGGTAAATCGTTATAATCATCATTATCCGTAACCTTATAAATTCCTGTGTAAATACCTTTAATACCGTTTGTCTCAGAAACCGGAAGTTCTATCATTGCAATTCCATTTAAAAATGTTGCTTTGCCGTTCGGCGTACCTTTAATTTTCACTTCCAAAATATCGCCTGAATTAAGCCACAAATCATCTTTTGGCATCATTAGATCATCTTCAATAGTCAATACATCATCTGCTGTAGTTTCAAGATTTTTTTCTTCTCGAATAATCTTAAATTCTTCTTTTACAGATTTACCGTTTAATTCAGATATTATTTCGAATTTATTTTCGCCTTTTTCCAATTTTAACAATGTTACAAATGCGCCCGAACTATATACTTTTATTTTTTCATCATTTATTGTAACATTGCTTCCCGGCAAAGTATTTGCCGCAACGCGATATTTAGAAAGATTTGTTATGGTAATTTTTTCTTCAGGAATAACTACCGAGATGTAATTATCTTTTTGTGCAACGACTTTTGAAATATTTATTAACAAAAAAATTAATATTATCGATTTACCAAAATTTCCTAACAAAATATTCCCTTTTTTAAGAGTTAAATAAAGTGAAAATATACTAAATTGTGAACTTAATTTTTTAAATTATTAACATTAATGGAATTTTATGAACATTGGGATCAAAAATTTTTTTGGAGAAAATAAACATGGCAAAATATATTCTTATTCTGAATATGTGAAATTTTATGAAGAAAAAATTGCTATTACAGATATTGAGAAACTGTCAGAACATGATAAAATTTATTTTGAATATAGTAAATTAAATCTGCAGCGTACTAATAGAATTATAAAAACATTTAAACCAAATCCTCAGCTTCTTGAAATTATTAATAAATTTTCTTCTCCTCAAACTTGGCTGGTAATTACAGAAGACTGGTGCGGCGATTCTGCTCAAAATCTTCCGTATTTTGTTAAACACGCTGAGTATAACAGGAATATTGAAATTTTAATTATTCTTCGCGACAGTAACTTAGATGCAATTGATAAGTATTTTAATTCTCCAACATCGAGAGCAATTCCTAAAATAATATGTTTCGACAGAAATGGAAACGAACTGTTTAATTGGGGACCAAGACCAAAATTTGCCCAGGATTTAGTCAACCAATTAAAATCAGAAGGATTTACTAAAGAAAAATTTAACGAGCAGCTTCACCTTTGGTACGGCAGAAACCGAGGCAAAGAATTAGAGCTTGAAATGATAAATTTATTTACCGGAGTACTTTCAAAAATATTATAATAATTTATTCTAAAATAAACGGAACCATAATTTTCACAGTTGTTTCAACCGGCTTTCCGTTTTGAACCGCCGGTTCGAATTCAGTTTTAATAACAGCTGATTTTGCGGCTTCATCGCATCCATATCCAATCCCTTTAGTTACAGTTACACTAATAACAAATCCTAAATCATTAATTTTTGTTTCAACTTCAACTTCTCCGCTTACATTGTTTCTTTTTGCTTGTGAAGGATATTTTATTTTTTTCAAAAGTTCGTTTATTCCGCCAACGGGTTTTGGACAAACTTCTGTTTCGCAAATTATAAATTGTTTCTGGGATATTTCTTTATTTATTACTTCACTTTTAACAGAATCAGTTTCCGTTTTTGTCAAAAATTTTGTTTCACTATTTTCGGATAATTTAAAATTTATTGAAAATAATATCTCGGTTTCTATTACTTCACCTTTTTTTTCACCGGGAATAAATCGTGTTTTCTTCACCGCTTCAATTGCGGCTTCATCACATCCAAGTCCGAGCCCTTTGTGCACGGTAATCTTTTTTGATTCACCTTTTGTACCAACCAGAACAGCAAGCAGAACTTTGCCTTCCAAATTGAATTTTTTGGCGAGTTCTGGATAAATAATATTTTTTTCTATTTCTTTAATTCCGCCTATCGGCTGAGGACAAATATCGGCGTCGCAAAGAATATCTTCACTATTGAAATTCTTTTTGTTCATTCCCGCTTCATATGCTGAATAAGGCGCAACATAATTTGCATCAAATTCGAGTTCAGATTTTGAAATCAACTTCCCAAAATTATATGTTCTAACTTCTTTTAATCCGCCGTTTTCATAATAAAATTTACTTACACCATTTAAAGTTCCGTCCGTATAATGAACTTCTTCTTTTAATAGACCGGATTCATAATAGCTTCTGTTTGAATTATTTAGTTTTCCGTTTGAATAATTTTTTTGAGTTTTAATATTTCCATTTTCGTAATACCAAAAGGATTCTCCTTCAAGAATATCATTTACAAAAGAAACTCTTGAACTGACTTTACCCTTACCGTAA is from Ignavibacteriota bacterium and encodes:
- a CDS encoding N-acetylmuramoyl-L-alanine amidase; its protein translation is MLGNFGKSIILIFLLINISKVVAQKDNYISVVIPEEKITITNLSKYRVAANTLPGSNVTINDEKIKVYSSGAFVTLLKLEKGENKFEIISELNGKSVKEEFKIIREEKNLETTADDVLTIEDDLMMPKDDLWLNSGDILEVKIKGTPNGKATFLNGIAMIELPVSETNGIKGIYTGIYKVTDNDDYNDLPIAFKLEKDGKTFTKNSKSKISMIPAQLPRVGVTKGERPSLNYGLGTDRLGGSKLSFLEEGIKLIIDGKVGDQYRVKLADNLTSWISTDQVELQPIGTFLPNSLTDSWVAYGGKNFDKIIINLSEKLPFSTRQEINPTRIIVDIYGATSNSNWITQQLTTEGIKNLNYEQVENNLFRITIEPKRKQIWGYKIGYSDTALEIEIKKQPEILKFDKLSFVLDAGHGGDNNGALGATGLLEKNVTLDIVNRLEKMLIAKGARVNKTRDDDTYALNSARLKKVFNYDPDILISIHANSIGYNSDPVKISGTSTYYKYIAFRPLSVKIYEKMLELGLEPFGNVGNFNFYLNSPTELINVLVETAFMSNPNDEIKLMDSEFKDNICKKIIQGIQEFLYECEDNWN
- a CDS encoding thioredoxin family protein, whose protein sequence is MNIGIKNFFGENKHGKIYSYSEYVKFYEEKIAITDIEKLSEHDKIYFEYSKLNLQRTNRIIKTFKPNPQLLEIINKFSSPQTWLVITEDWCGDSAQNLPYFVKHAEYNRNIEILIILRDSNLDAIDKYFNSPTSRAIPKIICFDRNGNELFNWGPRPKFAQDLVNQLKSEGFTKEKFNEQLHLWYGRNRGKELELEMINLFTGVLSKIL
- a CDS encoding TonB family protein; protein product: MLKITFLMSVIAVFSVAAQDGIVKTYYGKGKVSSRVSFVNDILEGESFWYYENGNIKTQKNYSNGKLNNSNRSYYESGLLKEEVHYTDGTLNGVSKFYYENGGLKEVRTYNFGKLISKSELEFDANYVAPYSAYEAGMNKKNFNSEDILCDADICPQPIGGIKEIEKNIIYPELAKKFNLEGKVLLAVLVGTKGESKKITVHKGLGLGCDEAAIEAVKKTRFIPGEKKGEVIETEILFSINFKLSENSETKFLTKTETDSVKSEVINKEISQKQFIICETEVCPKPVGGINELLKKIKYPSQAKRNNVSGEVEVETKINDLGFVISVTVTKGIGYGCDEAAKSAVIKTEFEPAVQNGKPVETTVKIMVPFILE